One Streptomyces sp. NBC_00554 DNA segment encodes these proteins:
- the speB gene encoding agmatinase encodes MSSNETPRGPVDSSRIPRYAGPATFARLPRLDEVGTADVAVVGVPFDSGVSYRPGARFGGNAIREASRLLRPYNPAQDASPFALAQVADAGDIAANPFNINEAVETVEAAADELLGTGARLMTLGGDHTIALPLLRSVAKKHGPVALLHFDAHLDTWDTYFGAEYTHGTPFRRAVEEGILDTEALSHVGTRGPLYGKQDLTDDEKMGFGIVTSADIYRRGADEVADQLRQRIGNRPLYISIDIDCLDPAHAPGTGTPEAGGMTSRELLEILRGLSSCNLVSADVVEVAPAYDHAEITAVAASHTAYELTTIMSRQIAEARAK; translated from the coding sequence GCGGTACGCAGGACCCGCGACCTTCGCCCGGCTGCCGCGCCTCGACGAGGTCGGCACCGCCGACGTCGCCGTGGTCGGGGTGCCGTTCGACTCCGGCGTCTCGTACCGGCCGGGCGCCCGCTTCGGCGGCAACGCGATCCGCGAGGCGTCCCGGCTGCTGCGCCCCTACAACCCGGCCCAGGACGCCTCGCCCTTCGCCCTCGCGCAGGTCGCGGACGCCGGTGACATCGCGGCGAACCCGTTCAACATCAACGAGGCCGTGGAGACGGTCGAGGCGGCGGCCGACGAACTGCTCGGCACCGGCGCCCGCCTCATGACGCTGGGCGGCGACCACACCATCGCGCTGCCGCTGCTGAGGTCCGTGGCCAAGAAGCACGGCCCCGTCGCGCTGCTCCACTTCGACGCCCATCTCGACACCTGGGACACCTACTTCGGGGCCGAGTACACGCACGGCACGCCATTCCGCCGGGCGGTGGAGGAGGGCATCCTCGACACCGAGGCGCTCTCGCACGTCGGCACCCGCGGCCCGCTGTACGGCAAGCAGGATCTCACCGACGACGAGAAGATGGGCTTCGGCATCGTCACCTCGGCGGACATCTACCGCCGCGGCGCCGACGAGGTCGCCGACCAGCTGCGCCAGCGCATCGGCAACCGCCCTCTCTACATCTCCATTGACATCGACTGCCTGGACCCGGCGCACGCGCCCGGCACGGGCACGCCGGAAGCGGGCGGCATGACCTCCCGCGAACTCCTGGAGATCCTGCGGGGGTTGTCGTCCTGCAACCTGGTGTCGGCCGACGTCGTCGAGGTCGCGCCCGCGTACGATCACGCCGAGATCACGGCGGTGGCCGCGTCCCACACGGCGTATGAACTCACGACCATCATGTCCCGCCAGATTGCAGAGGCACGCGCGAAGTGA